TACCTTTTTTTCCGAAGACAGAATTCTCTTATGGCATCTTTCAATTTCGGTATAGATATCGAGGATTTTTTCTTCCTTTTCAAATTTCAATAGATCTTTTTGCTTATCAATCAAAATATAGAGAGATTGATAAAAAGAGTATTCCTCTTTAAGAATTCTAATAAGTTCCTGTTCCAGTACATTGATGGCGTTATATTCCATTGTATCAAAGTCTCCTAAGCGGAAATTACTAATTCTTTATGTTTTACAGGCGATAAATCATCATTAATAGCTTCTTCCGGCTGATCGATATTGCCGGTTTTAGAATTTGGATTTTCAATATTGTTTTTTTGATCTTCCAATTCTTTTAATCCGTCCCATGCTTCTTTAATAGTCATCAAATGTGATATCATGTCTTCAAAATACTTTGGCGATTTATCAGCCACTGCAATATCGAGCTGCTCGATAATATGGGCGTATATTTTCCCCAGATATTCGGCTATCTCCCCTCCTTTTTCCATATCAAGAGTAGTATATAAATGAACCAGGCATTTTCTCGCTTTGTCGCATGCCGTTCGGCCTTCAGTATAGTTTTTTAATTCAAATTCAGTCTTGGCCTGATTTAAAAAGCCAATTGTCCCGCGATATACGGTTAAAACCAAATCCAGTTGGGACATACCCATGGTGCTGGTTTCCCGGTAAGCATTATGGCCGTTAATCATTTATTTTTTCCCTGTCATTTGCGCAAAGTTTGCGGCTATCCCCTCTAATTGTGATTCCAGGAAGGCGCTTTCGGTCTGAAGCTGAGAAAGCACCATTTCCAATTCTATAAATTCCAGGACGAGAGATTCGCGACGAATCGCTAATCTTTCGTCTAAGGACTTAATCTGTTTATCTATATTTTCAATTTGCTTTTCAAGAGAGCTTGTTTTGGTATCAATGATCCCACTGCCGGATTTCGTGATATTATCGAGTTTTTCGGCCAGAACCGACGCCAGACCTTTTGTGATCGTTATATTTCCCTCAATGGCTGAACTGACCTGGGCTTCTGTCAATGTAATTTTAAGCTGTAACTCGGCGGTGTTTACGTTATCCTCGTCTCCGGTCAAAACCTGACCCTGGCCGGTGGCTGATTCACCGTTAATAGTACCGGCAACATCTAATCCGGCGTGTAAGGTCCCGGCAGATAACCCCAGATCAGCATACGCCGAATTGGGAATCGATGTCATTAATTCCGCTTTTGAAGCTGAACCATAGCTGGATGAAGTAAGCTTTATATATCCCTTTCCTGACCCGGTATCTACCCATTCCGCGGTAACACCCATAGCGCTTATATTTTTATCATTATTTATGCGAGTTTGTATTTCATTGACTAAATCGGCGGATGAACTGTATTCTCGCGCCGTTAAAGTCATCACTTCTGAGACACGACCATCGATTCTCAATTGAATTTTATTGTTGGAACTGGTCAGGGAAATCGGGGTCGTGGAGGGATCGGATATATTCCCGCCCTGGTAATACCCATGAGTCGCGGCCTGAGTGATATCAATTTCAAACTCTGAACCGCCGGTAATTTCGGGAGAGGTGCTTAAAAACGAAATACCCGTATTATCCGAGTCTCCTCCATCAACGAAGAGTCTCATAACTGCCTCAAAATCTTCTTTAAGCGCCGAAGTGAGTTTGGAGGAAGATTTGAGGGCTAATTTCCCGTCCTGATCAACGCGAATGCCAATCGCCGATAGTGCGCTCATCGACTTATCGAGGCCGACGATGGGATTGATAATTAATCCCGATAGTCTCGATTGAATCATTTGAACGGTGACGTCCCCCATGAGAACGCCGCCTTCTTCCGTGTCGGAGTTAAAGGAATTTTCTTTATCGATAAATTCCATAACGTCATTATAGGCATTGATGAAGCTATTGAGTTTGCTTCTGATCGCGGACGTATCCAGTCCGGTGCTGATGATGACCGGGCCGGTTTCGGCAGTAGTAATATTTTTTAGTTCCACCGTTAATCCGGTGATTATATCTTTGACGGTATTAGTCTTTGAATTGATGATAATCGGTGAGGCGCCACCGTCGCTGGAACCCATTGACACCTGGGCATCGGAAGCCTTCTGAAGGAGAGGCGCGAAGGTTGATACGGTAAAAGTGTCGCCGGCAACCAAATCGCCATCAGCGAAAGATAATTTCAATCCTTCCGGCCCGATAATTTCCGTATCCGCCTGAGATACGACAATTGATCCGGAATCGGTTCCGTCGGTCCAGTCTATCGTGATATCTCCGGACCCGACGGTTTGAGTTCCCGTACCGGCGATGGTAAAAGTAAAAGCCTTATTGGTCGCGCCGGTAAAAGACGACGTCGCTCCCAATGACACCTGAGATGTCGCCGAAACCGAGAATCCCGTAGTTTCCGGATTATCAAATGAAGAATTAATAAAATCCGGCGCTTCTCCGCCGGTTAACGAGCTTGAAAATGAGATTGTCTCCTGGGCTCCGGTTTCATTACCGCTTAATACAAGGCGATAGGATTTTGAAGCGGAACCATCATTAATGATTGACGCCGTTATACCAATATTGGCATCGTTAATAGCGTTTTTCAAGCCTATCAGTGAATTATTGTCTTCGCTTAGTTCTATTGTCGTGGGATTATCATCGCCTATCGAAATTGTTGTGGTTCCGGTACCCAGAAGAGCGGAAGTGACATCCGTATATCCCTGAGACGCGATCTGATGATTTTTTGCCAGTGAATCGACGTTTAATGTATAGGTACCGGTACCGATAGCTGATTCGGCTGAGGCGGTTAAAATATTTGAATTTGAGACCTGAATGCTGGCCTGCGAAAAACCCCGCTCATCATTTAAAGCATTTATACTTGACTGCAGGGCCAGTAGTCTCGCGGATAATGCCTTGAACTTAGTAATCTCAAGAGATTTCCAGGCTTTATCTCTTTCCATGAAAAGAGCAGGCTGGCGATCGGCGGCAATCATCGCGTCAATAATGGCGGTAGTATCAAGATTCGATGCCAGACCGACTATTGAATTTGCTCCGGGCATACCTAACTCCTATGTATAAATATCCTATTTATCAAGCCATATGATCGAAAATTAAACCGAGAAGTTCTCTTAAATGGCTTCTCAAATTTAGCATTTGCTCCGGCGGGATTTGGCGTACCGTTTCCCCCGAATCCCTATCTATAATTTTAATTACCATACTGTTTGTTTCGTCATCCAATGCGAAATCGATATTAAAATTTCCCCAACCTGTATATTCGGTCAGACCTTCAACGGTTTTATCAAGCTCGTCAAGGCCGATTTCTTTTTGTCCTTTTTCAAATACATCAGTCTTTTCAAAGACTTTATCCGCAACTTCCCTTTCACTCGGAACATCCGTATTGTTGACGCGACGTCCGATATCTTTCGTCACCATCGAGTGCTGCCCCGCAGTGGAAATCATCTCATCCACTTGCATGATCTCACCTCGTGGTTATGAGATTTGGGAAGGCGAATATCGCCTCCCCAAAATCCCTATGTATATTAACCAAAGAGCGACAGGACAACCTGAGGAACCTGGTTGGCCTGGGCCAGCATAGCAGTACCGGCCTGAAGCAGAATCTGGTTTTTAACAAAGGTTGACATTTCAGCCGCCATATCGGTATCACGAATGGTGGATTCTGAAGCGGTCAGATTCTGTTTGGCAATACGCAGGTTGCGCAGATTGGATTCCAGAGCGTTCTTCTGGAAACTACCGAGCGTGCCACGAAGGGTTGAGACTTCGTTAATGGACGTATCGATAAGCATCTGAGAATCCTGAGCGCCTAATGCGGTAGTAACATCAATCTGGGACAGATTGGTGAACATAACGCCGGCAATACCTCTGCCAAGAGTTGAAGCAGCCATATTGCTGATACCAATCTTGGCGGTCTGGCCGACATTGGCGCCAATCTGGAAGACCAATGACTGGTCAACGTTATTGATGGTTTCGGAACCACCTGTCGAACGGAGACCAATATTTAACTTAAGTGATTCGGTACGATCGCGGTTGTAAACCAAAGCATCGACGCCACCTGTGGCAGAGGTGCCGGGAGCGCCATCCAGAGAGACACTAAAGGTAGGCGCGGAAACGTCGAGCAACAGATTACCCAGATCAATACCATTAACAGATGTACCAACGATCATATCGACCGTACCACGACCAACCGTCGAGGAATCCCCTGCCTTGTTAGCCAGAGTTGCGGTTCCAGTCGTGTTGTACTTCACCGAAGAAATACTGTTGTTGTAACCGTCAAGGGCAATGAGGGCATCGGTGCCAGAGTGCGAGGTTGTATCCAGAGTCAGAGCCAACGCCTGGCGCAATGAATCGGTTCCACCAATGTCAACCATCTTAACCGAATAATCCGAACCTTCATCATTGGTTAAGAAATTAATCTTATCATCACCATTAGCCTGAATGCCCATTTCACGGACGGTACCAACGATATTACCATAGGCAGTACCGGAAGCAGCGTCAAGAGCAGTGATAAGAGAATCAAGGGTAGTGTAAGTACCGGCCGCAACGGTCATCGTGCTGGCGGTGAGAGTGACATTCTCGGAATCAACGTCAAAGTCAAGCGCATTGGTTGAAACACCACGGACGGATGTACCGGCGGCGAATGTACCGACACTGGCCGATCCAGACCAATCATTAACCTCAAATGAATACTGGGTACCGGCATTAACAGTACCGAAGATTAACCGTCCAGTATCAACTGAAGCTTCGATCTTGCCGTTCAAAGCGGAGTTGGATGCAATAGCCGTATTGAACTTGGTGGCGAATTCAGTTACACTGTCACCAGTAGCCAGAGCAACGGTAACGGCCTGCTTCTGAGAAATGGAACTGCCGCTCTCCTGCACACGGAAAGATACCGTAACGCTTACGTCATTAGCCAGAACGACTCCGGCAGTGGAACTATTAATGGTACCAACCGCGGAAGCCGCGTCCAGTCTCATTCCGTTACCCCAATAGTCCTGCATATAAACGGAATTTGAGGTTTTGGTGGCTCCACCTGAAGCCTGGAGGACATCAATATTGTGGATGCCTTCAGCCAGATTATCCGGGTCACCATCGGTGTTACTCAGGGAAAGACCCAGGGCGGTGGAGTTCAAAGTTGAGGTCGAATCGGTCTGCTTGCTAATGGATACTGAGTGCGTACCGGTAGTAAGCTGACTTTCCAAAACTGTCACCAAAGATGAATTTGCTGATGTGATGGTAGCGGTGTTGGCGTTGCTGCCATCAAGCAGCTTCTTGGTGCCAAATTGGGTGTTGGCGGCAATACGATCGATAGTAGCGATCGCGTTAGCGATTTCAGCCTGGTCAGCAGCCAACTGATCAGTGTCATTAAAGCCTTCGTTGGCGGCATGAATGGCCAATTCTCTCATGGATATCAGGAGATTGTTCATTTCATTCAGAGCGCCTTCAGCGGTCTGAATCATGTTAATGGAACCTTCCGAGTTTTCAATCGCTTTGCCGAGACCAGCGATCTGAGCACGGAACTGTTCTGAAATAACCAAACCAGCCGGGTTATCACTAGCCCGGTTGATGCGATAACCAGACGACAGTTTTTCCATCGAACTGGCCAACGCCCTGGTGGTTACCGTTAAATTACGGTGCGCGTTGATTGCAGCAATGTTGTTGTTAATACGAAGTGACATTTGCATTTCCTCCTTGAAACAAAGCGAGACTTCCTTGCCCGCTATGTCCTTGGATTAAGGTTGCCGCCAATCCATGGCACAAAATTCCTATTAACAATCGAAAAATTTTCATGACAAAATTTATGTCTTCCGCCCCCTCCTTTCATTATTCGGTTAGCGTGAATTTACTTCTCCACTTATTCATTAATTAAATCGGCAATTTACGGTTTGACTTTATGAGGTTTTGGAAGATATTTTTTATTAACCGGCTGAAAATAAGGAAGTTAATTTGTCGCTACCGGACTCTCCAGATTGTTCAACCTTTCCCGCGCAATCGCATATTCGGGTGCGATATTCAAAACCTGCCGGTATCCCATCCGTGCCGCTTCGAATGCGCCCAGCCTGTAATAGGCATCGGCCATATTGAAGATACAGATATAATCCTGAGGATAACTTAAAAGATACTTTTCAAAGCAGGCTATGGCCTCCCTATGCAAACCCATATCCGACATACAGCAGCCCATAACATTATAAATACTTGTATCTTCGGGTGTATTCTTAGAGTATTGCATTAATGCCTCAATCGCTTTTTCCGGATTTTGATTGTAAGAATATGACAACCCGAGATTCCTGTAAGCCGGCCAGTAATCCGGATTTATTTTAAGCAATTGCCGGTAGATTTCTTCGGCTCGATGATATTGTTTCATTTTGAAAAAGCAATTTCCGAGATTGTTGAGAACTTCTATATCATCGGGAGTGACCGCCAAAGTTTTTGTGTAACATTCAATCGACTTTTCAAAATTGCCCAATTCAAACAGGCTATTGCCCGCTTCAAAATTAATTTTCGGATTTGAAGGGTTTGATTCCGCAGCAGTAATTATATTCTCGATTCCCTTATCAAAATTGCCCGATTTTGATTGCAATTGACCTAACATTAGTCGGCATTCGGCAAGATCAGGATTTAATTGAATCGCCTTTTCCAAATATGTAATGGCTTCGTCTTCTTGATTCTTCAACGCCAATACGCAGCCCAGGCCATGAAATGCCAAAGCTTCCGTGTCATCCCCGGCAATTTCCTTGCGGAATATTTCTTCGGCTTCGCTATAATATTCGTTATCCAGATATAATTTCCCCAGACGCAGGCTTGCATCGAGATATGGATCTTTGTTTTTCAAAACGTGTTGATACGCTTCAATCGCTTCTTCCGGATTGTCTTCCCTTTCGCCTGCCAATCCCAGGCCAAACCAGGCCTTATGCCGGGCCTCGAGGTTATGCAGAATAATATTATCCTTTTCATCTCCGGCGTCATATTCCTTTTGACTATCCAAATACAAGTGATAGTATTCTTTGGCCTTATCAAATTTGGTCAAATAATTATAAATATCACCCAGAGTCAGGATCGGATCGAGATAATCAGGCTTCTCTTCCAACGCTTCCAGACAACACTCTTCCGCTTCTTCGTATTTTCGTAAGGAACAAAGACCGATAGCCTTTTGATAACGAGCCATTATTCGTTGGCCAAAATACACCGGAAGTTTGGAGTCGGGATTGTTGATAACGCGATTGGCATGTTCTACAATTTGTTTGCTGATTTCTTCACTGGATGAGTTTTTATATCCCCGGAGCAACTGGGCCATGTTGAAGTTGGCATAAACGTCATTGGGATTCTTCTTCAGTTGTTTTTCCAATAGCTTTCTTGATCGCTCCAGTTTCTTATCGAGTTTATCACGGGCGATATCATAGCCATAATGATATAGTTGAATCTCACTGCGCAAAGCAAGCAGATCAGCCGGAATATCGAGGCGATTGTGTACAATGCCATAATATTTCAAATCAAGACGCCTTTTAACCAGGCGAACCGAAGGGAGAAATGATGTCACCTGGCCGGTTTCCAGACTTTTATTGATTACCGAAATTGATACAATATCAAATTCATCCTGACTTGTCACGAGCCTTAATTGCGGTATTCCCTCGGGAGGAAATTCTTCATCGGCGTCGATTATAAAAATCCATTCCTTGGTGGCATACTTCATTGATTCATTTCTGGCCGAGGAAAAATCCCCTTTCCATGGATAATGATAAATTTTGCATCCGAATTCTTTGGCAATTTCGATTGTGCGATCGGTCGAGCCGGTATCGACAAGAATAATTTCATCAACAACATCTTTGATTGATCGCAAACATCGCGGCAGAAATTCCTCTTCATCCTTTACAATCATACAGGCAGAAATCGTGGTGCGCTTGTCAGACCAGTCAATCATTTTCCGCAGTTTGGCAGATTCAGGAATAGCCCGTAATCCTTGCTTAATTATTTCAAATACCTCGGTAAATTTGCTTTGTGATTTATATAATACGGCCAAATTAACATAGCTTGGTTCAAATTCCGGATTTTCCTCTATCGCTTCAAAAAGAATATCCTCAGCTTTTTCCCTCTCGTTCAATTCATTTAGGACCGCTCCGTAGCCGCTGAGAAGTTGATATTTCATATTATAAGAAAGATCGAGAGGATTGGCTAATTCTTCGGCATTGGCCATATTTCCCCGAATATTCAAATATTTTTCCGCATATCCTTTGGCCGATTCAAAATTACTTTGTCGAGCGGAGGTTATCGCGGCCACAAAATAAAAATCGAGATTATCGGGGGCAAGGTCAATTCCCTTCTTTGAATAGGCGTCGGCTTCATCGAGTCTGTTGGCATAAAGCGCGGCAAAAGCGATAAATCGGAAAACAATCGCTTGTTTGCTTTTATTATCTTTAGGGATATTCTGAACAAGAGGCAAGGCTATTTCGAGGGCTTTCTCAGCCTGTTTTGATTCCAAATAGTATTGCGCCAATTGATATCTTGTGTTGTCATCCCGAGGGTTTTTATTCAATTGTCGCTTTAGATTATTTCCGTCCGGTTGAATTGAGCGTAATTGTAATTTTCTTTTATGAGATATCTTTTTATTTTTGCTTTTCTGTTTGCTCATGTCTATCCGCTAAAAAGGAGTTTTAATTGATTGAACACATGGCGATAAATTCAAAATGTATCAGGTGCCGATATTGTGTTTAAACTTCCGCCAAAACTTTTCGTTTTGGGACGGCTGTTTTGGCCGACTTGACCGTCTCGAACATGCGATGTTTAATTTTGTAATGAGAATTTACCATGACTAATTGTTTTGCCAGTCGCGTAACGGAATTTATCAAAACCGGGCCCTGCAGATTCGCTGTCATTTTGGTATAATCCTGGGGTATGGTAACAATCGCGTAAGTCAAAACATCCTCGACTTTGACAACATTTAACTCCTCAATTTCTTTGGGATTGACCTCAACCATATAATCATGGAAAAAATGCAGAGGATTTATTATGACAAAGGCCGCGCCGGGATCATCGATGGATTGAAACCATTTAAACGGCTCGAAATCATCGGTTTCAACGATGACATATTTTCTTAAATGCTCGAAACCCAAAATCGGTTTGGTCATGGTTATGATTAAATCTTCACTGATTTCAAGCTCACCAAATCTCTCGGTTATGACTTTCATGTCTATTCCTCATTTTCCTATTATTGTAAAAAATCTATCAAAGACGGCTGAATTACCTTGGAGCTGGCCACCAATGCCGCCTGGTATAAATTTTCTTCGCGGGCAACATCGCTGATGAGGGTGATAATATCAGCATCCTCTACTTCTGATAACATTTTGGTTACCGATGTTTCGGTTGATTCGAGACGATTCCGAGTCGTATCCAATCTCATCATACGCGAGCCTACATCGGCGCGGGAACGCAATAACTCCCGCATGGCCAGGTCAAGATTGTTCATCAACGCCCCGGCCATCTCTCTATCGTTATTATGCAAAGCATCTGACAATAAAATTAGCGATCCCAACATATCGGGCGAACCGGCTATACCGAGCGCTTCGGCCGTTCTTGACGAATCATTACTTTTTACTGTCAAGGATTCATTGACAATTGTTGAAACGACCTGGATGCCTGTTTCGGAGGCATTAATGGACGCTTGCACATCCAGACCCGACGAGTTTATAGCGCTTATCAAATCATCTATAGTCGTCAATGAGGAATTGCCCAGATTTGGCACGACCGTCCTGCTGCCCTGAGCAATATGGATTTCTCCCAGTCCAAAGCCGGTTAAATTATTTAGCGAAGCGAGAGTTGAATCGGATGTCAGTCGGGGGCGAATATCCTGTCCAATAAAATTATGGCGAATACCTCCCAATGATCCCAGGTCCGTCGCCGTTGTTTGACCGCCGATATCGCGTATCGTGAAATCGGGCTGAGGACGCAAATCAGCGCCCTCAAGATTAGCTCCGACATTTCCGGCAATCCCAAGTTCGTAGGCTGTCGATTGTTCCTCGGTAAGATCTTCAATAATCAGATCAAGAGGAACGGCATTGGCGTCGGTAATGGCCAGTCCGGTTCCATTGGCATTATAACCTATCGACACATTTGAAATACCAGCTCCGGTTAGGGCGGTGGTTATGGCGTTACGCACTTCACCAAGATTCGTCGCGCTTGAAATATCAACAGTAAAATCTATCGTGGAAGTAGCGTTTCGAATTCTAAAAAGTCCCGGATCCTTCGTGATTCCGTTTCCTTCGCGTAGATTGGATAACGGAGTCATATCGGTAACGGTATTTATGGTACCTATCTCGGGTTTCCATTCCAAAGCATTGCCCGAACCGGAAATATCAAGCGTTAGATTCCCGCCAACACCCATGCTTGTATTTATATTCGTGATTAAATCACCAACGGTTGTTTCACCGGATACATCGATAACATAAGTAAGATCACGATTGGCGTCATGAATCTCAAAAGTACCCGGAGTTTGGTCGATCCCGGAGCCCAAATTTAAATCCGCGAGATTCGTGATATTCGTAATGCCCACGCTTAGATCTCCGTTTTCACCGAGAGTCAAAAGAGGTGCAAAAAACGTTTCCTGTCCATTTAGATTGGTGATTAATCGCTCCGAAGCCTCTATTTCGCTTTCCAGTATCCCTGTGTCGCCGTTATAAACAACGCCGTGGGTGCTGGCTTCTAACGGCGCTGTTCGAATACGATGACCGGAATAAATATAGCGTCCGTTTATTTTTTTATTGGCCAACTGCAGCACCTGTTGATATATGGAATCTACTTCATTGGCGGCCGCTTCGCGCTCAACCGCCGTAAAGGTATCGTTGGCCATTGTCGTGGCGGTTAAATTGGACGATTCATACAGGTTTTTTAAATCATTAAGAGTGTCTTCGTAGAACGACAGTCTTCCGTACGCCTGGCTTACATTGGACTTAAGCTGTATTATTTCGGCCAATCTTGAACGATAATTCAAATCTCTCTGGGTTCCGATAGGATCGTCGGACGGAGTATTTATTCGCCTCCCGGTGGACAGCATGCTCTGCAAATCCATAAATCTTGACGCGTTCCGGGACAAATTGAAAATCGTCCGGTTGATAATCATCTGGTTAGTTACACGCATGGCTCACCCGCCGGTTTAATCGTCGTGATAAACAAAATCGCTATCATGCCCGATATTGAATATTCGGGATAATAGTGATTGCTTCTTTTCAGAGCGTTTCCGGCCCTTTTTTTCTCTTATCATCCGGCCGTATTTTGTGGCCGGATCCTCATATTCTTCCTTTGCTTTTCTTTTACTTCCAAACATATCATCCCCGGAATTAATCATTTGGCCGTGATCTTTGATCATTATCGCGCTTAAGTTTGATATGGGGCGACTTCTTGGCCTTCCCATCTCCTCTTTTCAATTTTTGTTTGAGGACCTTTATTACATTAGTCAGGTCCTCCTTAATGGTTTTGGCCGCTTTCTGATTTTCGTTCTGTATCTTAACGTATATTTCCTCGCGGTGCACCACTATTCGTAAGGGGGCTTCTATGCCTATCCTCACCTGGCGCCCATAGATACCAAGAACTGTTACCTTGATATCATCACCAATGGTGATAGACTCCCCTAACTTCCTTGTCAATATCAGCACGTCACCCTCCGTGGTGAAACTTGCTCAAAGTTTTTTAGCTCCGCCCGACTACGCCCATTCCCTGGATAACCGTGCCAAGCGCTTCATCCATTGTCGTAATGATCCTGGCGGCGGCGTTATATGCATGCTGCATTTTCACCAGATTCGCCATTTCTTCGTCAAGTGATACGCCCTGGACAGATTCCCGAGAATTGGTAATCTGCTGCATCAGGACCTCAAAATTGCTCTTGAACGTTTTCGCCTCGTGCGTTTCAACCCCAACCATGCCTACGGTGGAATTGTAATATTCCGTAATCGAGGCGTTCCCCAACGCTCCGACCAAGCCATTCCTGATATCATAGATGGCTAAAGCATTGGCGTTATCTCCGATTTCGCCGCTTAAAGAAGCGGCGATGCGCCCGGAATCCAGCGTAATGCTATTATCAATCCGGATTGTCCCGGCGGTCGTGAAAAGAGGGTTAAAAAAATTGTATCCGGTGTCGCCGTACACGTCGGTGCCAGCCCTATGAATAGCGTTTAACTCGGTCACCAATGTTTGGGCCAAATCATCCAAACGATTGCGATAACGGGGAGCAATAGTATCCCGCACATCGATTAAGCCTTTCAACTCGCCGCCTTTTAGCTTGACTGCGGTTGAAGTACCTTCCCAGACTATTTCACTTATGACTATATTGTCTTTGCTTAATTTCCGGATCTCCAACTCGTATGTATCCGCGTTTTCGACAATGGCCAGACCGCTGATAAAAACGCTGATAGTTCCATTCTTCTCTTCACGAGTCGCAACATCTACTAGTTTTGACAACTCATCGACCAAATAATCTCGCTGGTCACGCAAATCATTCGCCTTTTGTCCTCCCAGTTCTTCACTGGCTATCAATCTGTTCAGATTGGCGATTTGTTTTGCAAATTGACCAAGCTGCTCTACCCGGTTAACAATATCATTATCGGTTGATGAAATCAGTTCGGTTACCTGACGGTCCAGTATCCTGAAGGAATTGATAAGCGTCCTCGCACTGGCAACAATCTGATTGCGCGGTGTCGAGGAGTCGGCGTCTCCGGCGGCAAGAGATGACCAGCTTTCCCAGAAATTATTGAGGGCGCTTCCCAGGCTGTTATCGCTGGGTTCGGCGAAGAACGATTCTATCTGCGATAAAGATTTTTCTTTGTAGGTCCATTCGCCGAGGGACTTACTTTCCCGACGGTACTGATTGGTTAGGAACAAATCGCGAACATGGGTAATCGTTTTGGCCGTAACGCCTGATCCGATATTAAACTTAGCCATCTCAATCGGCATGGCCGAGGTAACGGTAACTCTTTGGCGGGAGTATCCGGGTGTATTGACATTGGCGAGGTTATGTCCAATCGTCGTCATTGACAACTGATGGGTGAGCAACGCTTGCTTGCCGATTTCCAATCCATGAAATAAGCCCGGCATCCCTAAACTCTCCTATCCACACCGATCGGTGCATATTCTTTTGAGATGTTCCCTTTCCCCTGGTATATATCCTTTTGGGCCGGAATACGCCCGATTGATTCCATTGTATTTCGAATCTGATCCATTGACTGTTTTATCAAAAGACCGTTGCGCATTCGGGTTTCCTCGATCTGCGAATATAAACTCAACACCGTTTCCCGCAGGGTTCTCAATTGGGTCGAGCGGGACCTGTCGGTCATTTCACAAATTCGCAATACATTCAAATCCGCTTGCGCGCCTTCCCGTCTCTGAATTGTCTCCACTATCTCCGCACGTTCATCTTCCAGATGCTTTGATTCCAACGCGATTTTTTGTAATTGGGATGTTACCGATTGCAATTCTTCAGTATTATTTTCGACCAGCGCCTTTTGCTGTATTTCCAGTAATTCAAGGAATTTCTCGAACAATATCGCTTCACTGCCGATGACGCTGATGAGTCTATCCAATAGTTTTTCTATGGTTCCATCCATATATTTATATTCGGTATTTTTCATAATTCTCTTTAGCCCAAAGTTTTAATCGATTACTCCTTTTTGTTTATCTGGAGTTTATCCAATACTCTTTCAATATATTTTTCTGTTTCAGGATACGGTGGAACACCGTTGAATTTTGAAACGGTTCCGGGCCCGGCATTATACGC
This genomic interval from Candidatus Zixiibacteriota bacterium contains the following:
- a CDS encoding tetratricopeptide repeat protein; this encodes MSKQKSKNKKISHKRKLQLRSIQPDGNNLKRQLNKNPRDDNTRYQLAQYYLESKQAEKALEIALPLVQNIPKDNKSKQAIVFRFIAFAALYANRLDEADAYSKKGIDLAPDNLDFYFVAAITSARQSNFESAKGYAEKYLNIRGNMANAEELANPLDLSYNMKYQLLSGYGAVLNELNEREKAEDILFEAIEENPEFEPSYVNLAVLYKSQSKFTEVFEIIKQGLRAIPESAKLRKMIDWSDKRTTISACMIVKDEEEFLPRCLRSIKDVVDEIILVDTGSTDRTIEIAKEFGCKIYHYPWKGDFSSARNESMKYATKEWIFIIDADEEFPPEGIPQLRLVTSQDEFDIVSISVINKSLETGQVTSFLPSVRLVKRRLDLKYYGIVHNRLDIPADLLALRSEIQLYHYGYDIARDKLDKKLERSRKLLEKQLKKNPNDVYANFNMAQLLRGYKNSSSEEISKQIVEHANRVINNPDSKLPVYFGQRIMARYQKAIGLCSLRKYEEAEECCLEALEEKPDYLDPILTLGDIYNYLTKFDKAKEYYHLYLDSQKEYDAGDEKDNIILHNLEARHKAWFGLGLAGEREDNPEEAIEAYQHVLKNKDPYLDASLRLGKLYLDNEYYSEAEEIFRKEIAGDDTEALAFHGLGCVLALKNQEDEAITYLEKAIQLNPDLAECRLMLGQLQSKSGNFDKGIENIITAAESNPSNPKINFEAGNSLFELGNFEKSIECYTKTLAVTPDDIEVLNNLGNCFFKMKQYHRAEEIYRQLLKINPDYWPAYRNLGLSYSYNQNPEKAIEALMQYSKNTPEDTSIYNVMGCCMSDMGLHREAIACFEKYLLSYPQDYICIFNMADAYYRLGAFEAARMGYRQVLNIAPEYAIARERLNNLESPVATN
- the fliW gene encoding flagellar assembly protein FliW, which produces MKVITERFGELEISEDLIITMTKPILGFEHLRKYVIVETDDFEPFKWFQSIDDPGAAFVIINPLHFFHDYMVEVNPKEIEELNVVKVEDVLTYAIVTIPQDYTKMTANLQGPVLINSVTRLAKQLVMVNSHYKIKHRMFETVKSAKTAVPKRKVLAEV
- the flgL gene encoding flagellar hook-associated protein FlgL; protein product: MRVTNQMIINRTIFNLSRNASRFMDLQSMLSTGRRINTPSDDPIGTQRDLNYRSRLAEIIQLKSNVSQAYGRLSFYEDTLNDLKNLYESSNLTATTMANDTFTAVEREAAANEVDSIYQQVLQLANKKINGRYIYSGHRIRTAPLEASTHGVVYNGDTGILESEIEASERLITNLNGQETFFAPLLTLGENGDLSVGITNITNLADLNLGSGIDQTPGTFEIHDANRDLTYVIDVSGETTVGDLITNINTSMGVGGNLTLDISGSGNALEWKPEIGTINTVTDMTPLSNLREGNGITKDPGLFRIRNATSTIDFTVDISSATNLGEVRNAITTALTGAGISNVSIGYNANGTGLAITDANAVPLDLIIEDLTEEQSTAYELGIAGNVGANLEGADLRPQPDFTIRDIGGQTTATDLGSLGGIRHNFIGQDIRPRLTSDSTLASLNNLTGFGLGEIHIAQGSRTVVPNLGNSSLTTIDDLISAINSSGLDVQASINASETGIQVVSTIVNESLTVKSNDSSRTAEALGIAGSPDMLGSLILLSDALHNNDREMAGALMNNLDLAMRELLRSRADVGSRMMRLDTTRNRLESTETSVTKMLSEVEDADIITLISDVAREENLYQAALVASSKVIQPSLIDFLQ
- the csrA gene encoding carbon storage regulator CsrA; translation: MLILTRKLGESITIGDDIKVTVLGIYGRQVRIGIEAPLRIVVHREEIYVKIQNENQKAAKTIKEDLTNVIKVLKQKLKRGDGKAKKSPHIKLKRDNDQRSRPND